Below is a window of Oscillospiraceae bacterium DNA.
TTTGATGTTTTCGACGGCTTTTTTCCGCTTTCAGTATCGGTATCGTCGTCGGTATCCTGTTCGGAATAATCATCGGTATTTTGATCTTCCGTACCGGGGACGGCATCTCCGGTTATCTCCTTGATATAATCGATTATTCCATTTTTATAATAATAACTTTCTTTGAAAACTCGTTCGCCGCTTTCCGCCGGCTTAAGATAGCTGCCTTGATTTGACTGATGTTCATATATAAGTTCAATGGTTATACCACGGTTTATAAAAGCCTGTCTTTTGAGAACATCGGTGAAATACTCAAGCGGTATATCGATATCGGTAAAAACCTCAATGTCCGGCTTCCATTTGACAATGGTCCCGGAGTGCCTTTTATTGAGCGGTTCTTTTCTGAGCTTGCCACTGACTGCGCCTTTTTTGAATGAAATCGAATATTTTATATCATCGCGGCAGGAAACGACTTCCATGTATTCGCTTGTGCATTGAGTGGCGCAAGCGCCGAGACCGTTTGTGCCGAGGGTGTATGTTTTCTGATTATTATTATACTTTCCTCCGGCATACAGCTCACAATATACCAGATCCCAGTTATAGCGTTTTTCATTCTCATTCCAATCAAGCGGCACTCCGCGTCCGAAGTCCTCGACGGATATGCTTTTGTCGGCATTATATCTGACAATGACGCGATTGCCGAAGCCCTGGCGTTCTTCGTCGAGTGAGTTTGAAAGTATTTCAAAAAAAGCATGTTCACATCCCTCAAGTCCGTCGGAGCCGAGCATGACAGCCGGACGTTTTCTGATTCTGTCCGCTCCTTTAAGGCTGACTATGCTTTCGTTTGTATATTCTTCGGCCATTTTATATGAATTCCCCTGTCTATGGATTTTTGCGTTAATATGAACACTTTTGCATGATACGTCTGAATATAAATTTGCCTGCGCATAAGCATAAGCAAGGCGCAGGCGCAAGCAAATTATATATCGGTGAATATTTCGAAATTATTAAAAGCCGTATAATTATCCGAGCTTGTTTTCGCTGCCGAGCACGCAGGTAATCTTGTGCTTGACAAGTTCCTTTACATTGGCGCGCGCAACGCTGAGATAGGTTCTCGGGTCGAACGCGTCAGGCTGTTCGAGCATGACTTGACGGATGCCGGCGGTAAACGCGAGACGTATATCACTGTCTATGTTGATTTTGCAAACAGCCATTGAGGCGGCCTTTCTGAGCATATCCTCGGGAACGCCTTTGGCATCGCCGAGCTTTCCACCGCATGAGTTAATGATTTTGACGTATTCCTGCGAAACGCTTGAGGCGCCGTGAAGAACTATCGGGAATTCGGGCAGACGGCGTGAAACCTCTTCAAGGATGTCAAATCTGAGACGGGCTTCGCCTTTGAATTTGTATGCGCCGTGGCTCGTGCCGATGGCAATGGCAAGCGAATCCACGCCGGTTTTGTTTACAAATTCCTCAACCTCGGAGGGATCGGTATACATGGCGTCGTCCGCGTGAACCTTAACTTCATCTTCGATTCCTGCAAGCTTGCCGAGCTCTCCCTCGACAGTGACATTTCTCGAGTGAGCGTATTCGACCACTTTTTTTGTAAGAGCAATGTTTTCTTCAAATTTAAATTTCGATCCGTCGATCATAACAGAGGAAAAGCCGTTGTCGATGCAGGCTTTGCAGATCTCAAAATCCGCGCCGTGATCAAGGTGAAGCGCAAAGGTGATGTCTGTATCCTTTTCTACCGCGGATGCGAGCGCCATGAGGTATTCGGCCTTGGCGTATTTTCTGGCTCCGGCGGATACCTGAAGAATAACCGGAGAACGAAGCTCGTCCGCCGCCTCGGTTATCGCCTGAATTATCTCCATGTTGTTGATGTTGAAAGCGCCGACTGCATATCCTCCGCGATATGCGTCATTAAGCATTTTTTTTGTGTTTACAAGTGACATTGATTTCTCCCGACTTATTTATTTATTTTATCTTTTTTTAAATCTGCTGACAATAATAAAAGCGATCACGCAGACAATCATTATCCCGAGAATCCACATGATTCCCTCGTCTCCGGTCTGCGGAGGAGGCGCAGTCACCTGGGTAAGGGTCAATACTTCTGCAATTTCGGTGCCTTCCATGATCATATTGATTTCCGGCATTTTCAAATTCCGGCATACATTGCCACTACATGCAGCAGTTGCCCGCGTCCTTTCAAAAAAATCAGCTTCACAATATACTGAATATTATACATCAAATGTAAATCCGCGTCAATATCTCAGCGGTATTAATTGAAATATGTTTGATATAATTTTATAAATAATAGTTTATATTATTATTTAATTATGTAATAAAGGCTTGAATGTCTTTAAAATTTCAATACTTACGCATGTTTCTCAACCTGCGTTTAATTTTATTTTAGCAATCAAAATCTCATGATCGGAGACTCCGGTTTCGACGGCTTTTACAATAATAATTGTTTCATACAAGAGTAAAGTCAATATACCAGAGTCGTTAATCGAGCGGCAGTAATTTAAATGCCGCAGCAGTAAATCAAACTTCACCAGTGATTAAGTCTCCTGATTTATGGGAAGATTCGTACTGATATTATTATATCACCACACATAAAAACCCGCAATGATAAAACCGACAAAATAAAAAGGAGCAAAATAAAAGAAATTGTGAAAATTATAACAGATATAACTCTTGATTATTTTGTGACTTTATGATAAAATGAATATTATAGTAAATTTAGGAAAGGTAAGAACTTGTATGTTCAATAAAAAGTCAATCGAAGACATTTCCGTTAAAGACAAACGTGTGCTTGTCAGATGCGATTTTAATGTACCTCTTGAAAACGGCGTCATCACAGACGCAAAACGCATCGTCGAAGCGCTTCCCACGATAAAATATCTCAGCGAACACGGAGCAAAGGTTATTCTCTGCAGCCATCTTGGCAGACCCAAAGGAGAATTCAATCCCGCCTTTTCGCTTAAACCGATAGCGGATAAACTCACGCAGCTTCTTGGTAGGGAAGTGGTGCTCGCCGCCGATGTCATAGGTCCAGACGCGAAGGCAAAGGCCGCCGCGCTGAAATCCGGAGATATCATGCTGATAGAAAACGTCCGTTTCCATAAAGAAGAAGAAAAGAACGATCCCGCATTCGCAAAAGAGCTCGCTTCCTTCGCGGACATATACGTAAACGACGCTTTCGGCACAGCGCACCGCGCTCATGCATCTACAGCCGGCGTCGCCGATTATCTGCCCGCCGTCTGCGGATATCTTATTCAGAAAGAAATCAGGATTATGGGCGGCGCGCTCGATAATCCGGAGCATCCTTTCGTCGCCATTCTCGGAGGCGCAAAGGTTTCCGATAAGATAGGCGTCATCAACAATCTTCTCGAAAAAGTCGATACTATTATAATCGGCGGAGCCATGGCTTATACTTTCGTCAAAGCAAAGGGCGGAAAAATAGGCATTTCGCTCAATGAACCCGACAAATTCGAGCTCGCTCTTGAGTTGCTTAAAAAAGCCGAAACAAAGGGCGTTAAATTTCTTCTCCCTATCGACAATAAGGCTACTACCGCTTTTTCCAACGACACGCCTTCGATAATCTGCAAGGTTGACAATATCCCGGATAATTATGAAGGACTTGATATAGGACCCGAAACCATAAAGCTGTTCTCCGACGCAGTCAAAGACGCTAAAACCGTCATCTGGAACGGTCCGATGGGCGTATGCGAATTCTCCAACTATGAGGCCGGCACGCGTGCCATTGCCGAAGCGGTTGCGGATTCCGGAGCGGTCTCCATCATCGGCGGAGGAGATTCCGCGGCAGCGGTAGAAAAGCTCGGATTTGCCGACAGAATCACGCATATAAGCACAGGCGGCGGAGCCTCTCTCGAATTTCTTGAAGGTCTTGAGCTGCCCGGAATAGCCTGCCTACAAAACAAATAAGATAAATTATTAAGAAAAGATCGGTATCAAAATGGGAAAATATATTATCGCCGGAAACTGGAAAATGAACAAAACTCCGTCAGAGGCGCGTGCTCTCGCGGCTGAAATAGCTAAAAGATATCCGTCCGCGTCATGCGAGGTGGTTTTATGCGTTCCGTTCGTCGACCTTTTTGCCATTCGCGAAGCGGTTTCCGGAACATCGGTGCGTATAGGCGCACAAAACGTACATTGGGCCAAATCCGGAGCGTTCACAGGTGAAATATCCGCCGATATGCTTGTGGAATGCGGCGTCGAATATGTGGTAATAGGACACAGCGAACGCAGGCAGTATTTCGGTGAAACAGATAAAACAGTAAACGACCGCCTTACCGCGGCGCTTGCGGCCGGACTTAAGGTTATTCTTTGTGTAGGAGAAACCGAGGCGCACCGTGACGCCGGCGAAACCGAAACCGTTGTCAAGAACCAGGTAGTACGCGATCTCGAAGGAGTGGGCGCGGATGCAATGAAATCCGTCGTCATCGCATATGAGCCGGTATGGGCCATCGGCACGGGTCGCACGGCGACCGACGATCAGGCCGAGGAAGTTTGCGCGCTTATCAGAGGAATCATTTCCGGAATTTACGGAAAAGAAAGCGCAGAAGAGCTTACCATTCAATACGGCGGCTCCATGAACGCGAAAAACGCGAAGGGTTTGCTGTCCATGCCAAATATTGACGGCGGACTTATCGGCGGCGCGTCATTGAAGCCGGATGATTTCGGCGTTATAATCGAAGCGGCAAAATAATTTAATTTATTGTAATTAATGGTCCTTTTGAAAAAAGCTTAAGAATTCTTGAATGTTTTACTTAAAGTTTTTCCGATTCCGTTCCGCGATCTAAACCGATATCGGAACGGAATATATATGTGCCCGTAGCGCAGTCCGGATAGCGCGATAGACTCCGACTCTATAGGTCACAGGTTCGAATCCTGCCGGGCATACCAAAAACTCCCCAGCTTTGATACAATCGTATTGAAGCTGGGGAATTTTTATATACAGGAGCGTACAGTTCACGCCCTCCGGTCTCAGCCATAATTAACCATATGAAAAGATATGACATTTCAATTTCTTGTGTAATAATAAATCATAAACTTAAGTATATGTATTGACAAATTTTTAAATCGGCACTATAATTAAGCAAAATATTACATTTACTATTCTAATGGTATTATTATGAAATTCTTTTGGATTCATCAAATTCGAAGCGTACGGTCGGATTTGTTATCCATGCTTCGCAGTAGCGATTGAGAGGAGACAAGCGTGAGAAAATTCCTTCTTATAGTTCGCATGTACATACAGGCTTTCACCAGAAGAAAAGTGTGGATGAGCTTTCTTTGCTTCGGAGTAATATTTACGCTGGGCTGTTATTTGTTAGTTTACGATCATGAATATCTACTTGCGTTACCCCAAACCTGTTATGGTCAGATCATACTTACGCTGGTTTTCATGATGATGGGCATAGAACTGATAAGAGAACAGCGGCGGGAGCATCTGAATGATATTATGGCCGCTTATTCCAAAACATCCGGTCTTATTCCCTGGGCTCAGGTGCTTGCTATCGGTTTTATTGACCTTCTGATGATGCTTGTGATTATGGCGGGATGCTATATCCGCATGGTGAAGGATGGAGCCCCGGCTTTATGGATAGAACAGTCATTAGCCTATATCGCGTTACTGTATTTTCTCCCCTGCCTGATCTCAGGCGTTTGGGGGCTATTAATTTCTCAATGGAATAAAGGCAAAAGCGTTTATCTGCCGGCTGTTCTTGTCTGGGTGCTTACCTCATCATTATTCAGTACATACCTCGTTGATTATACCAGGTCAATAACGTATAACAGCGGCGGATTTTTCTTTAACGCGCTCAATATGGGCATGAATAACTTTCATATTTCCGATAATGTATCGACAGGTGCGCCGATTGAGCTTCCCCGGTGGATTGTCCGCATTGGGATCGCAGTGCTATTGATCGCTCTTTTTCAATGCAATAATAACAGGTGCTTTGCTTCCACACGCAGACAAAAGCGGAACGCGGGAATCATTACTGCCTCTGTCGCCGTTTGTGGAATTGCTATGATGACGTTTTTTTACTATAACTATTCAGTTTTCTTTACGCGTTTTGCCGATCCTATGGACAGGGATGATTATGTTTACGACAAAAATTATGAGTATATTCCGGGAGAATCGGTAAGCCTGGTTGATTACCCTTCGAAAAAAAATATTACTCTTGTAAAAACGGATATCGATCTCTCCTGCACTACTCAGGGAATAAAAGCCGAAGTCACTATAGAAGCCGTCATGGATGCGGATGCAGACGGTCAGGGCTTTATGTTATATTCCGATTTCAATGTCGATGATGTTAAGGTGGACGGGAAAACTGCCGAATTTGAAAGAAGTAACGATGTATTGATAGTGCGCTTTCCAAATGCAAAAAAAGCGGGTTATAAAGTCACTTTTGTATTCCGTTATCATGGATACAGCCTGCCGTGCTTTCCGGCAAATGAAACCACGGTGCAATTAAATCGTTCTTTCCCATGGATACCCTGGCCGGGGATAAAGACGGCAATTGAAAACAACAATTTCTATGAGCCATCCGAAAAATTCTTTATTGAGGACTGGCAATGTGGAGATGAAGTTCATTATACTCTGCGGTATAAGGGCCCGGGAAATTTATACACCAATTTGGAAAAGCAGGGAAATAATTTATATAAAGGCTCCTCAGATAACGGAATTTCGCTGTATTCCGGCATGGTTCACTATAATCACCGGGATGTAGATATATATGTACCTGCCGGTTTATACCAGGATGCCATTGACGCTGTCGACGGTTTACTGGATGCTTATGATCCTTTGCTGGAGCTGTGCGAAAGGATGGAAACTCCCATAAAACCAGTAAAGCCGCGTTCCATTGGAGTCGCAAAAATTACAACCCCTTTTATCAGTCATTTTACATCGCGCCAGGAGCTTTATACCCGAAATGACGAATGGGAATACCGGTTGTACGGCGACTCAATTGATATTGCATATTATAGACGTGATTATGCGAATTCACTTGAAGCTTATCAAGCATCAAAAGAAGTAAGCGCAGAGTATGCTGTTTCTTACCTTACGAACCCCTGCGTAGGTTATCCCATCGATGTTTCATATCCGTCCACAAGTAATTTCGCTTCCTGGCTCAGCTTTTATTTACTTGCGCCTAAATTAGATGATTATAATTTCAAATCTAAATCTGATATGTTGATAAATTTTGGTTGCGGAAACGCCGATATGAAATATGTCGACAATAAGTTAGTAGTTGAAACCACGCTGACAAATGAAGAAGAAGGATGGATAAGCGGAATACTTGACAGAATGCGATCAAAAGAGAACTTTGACGAGACCTTTAAAGCTTTGTATCACCGTTTATTAAATAAAGAAGCAATTACAGCATCCGATATCGTATCTGCACTATATCATCATCAAGGAGAGTGAATTATGGATATATACAGGAGCGTACAGTTCACGCCCTCCGGTCTCAACCATAATAAACCATATGAAAAGATATGACATTTCAATTTCTTGTGTAATAATAAATCATAAATTTAATTAAATGTATTGACAAATTTTTAAATCGGCACTATAATTAAGCAAAATATTACATTTACTATTCTAATGGTATTATTATGAAATTCTTTTGGATTCATCAAATTCGAAGCGTACGGTCGGATTTGTTTTGGATTAAAAAAATAAACAGGAGAAATATCATGAAGAAAAAACTTAAGCTCAGGATTACCGTTTTCGCTACATGCATATTGTTGATGTTCCTGATGGTTACATCAGCTTTGGCAACAATTTATCAATCTACAGCACAAGTAAGTATTGGTTACGCTGCAAAAGCGGTAGGCTCAAAACAATCGCTAAGCACAGATCAACTAAGGGGCATAGTAGTAAGTTATAGTACATCAACTGGAAGTGATCCTTTGTATGGAGCAATGTGTACAAGAGGTGACATTTGGATTCATACGAGAGATTCCGCTAATGTTTCCCCAGGATGTTCAGTTTATTTGCTTTGGGATAACCCAAACAGACTGACAGGAACCTTTTGGGCAGAAGCCACAGCTACTGGTGGCAACCATAATGGGTATTGCACTGCCTATCAAGATCGCTAAATAATTTTCTTTAATCGGTTAAGCACGCTCCGCGGCAGCGATTTTTCCGTTGCCACGGAACGTTTAGAGAGGAGACAAGCATGAGCAAATTCCTTCTTTTAGTTCGCATGTACATACAGGCTTTCACCAGAAGAAAGGTATGGATGAGCCTTCTTTTCTTCGGAGTAATATTTACTCTTGGCTGTTATTTGTTAGTTTACGATCATGAATATCTTCTAGCTTTACCCCAAACCTGTTATGGTCAGATCATATTTACGCTGGTTTTCATGATGATGGGCATAGAACTGATAAGAGAACAGCGGCGAGAACATCTGAATGATATTGTGGCTGCTTATTCCAAAAGATCCGGTCTTATCCCCTAGGCTCAGGTGCTTGCTATCGGTTTAAAGGAGAGTGAATTATGGATATATACGGGGCGCACAATTCACGCCCTCCGGTCTCAACCATAATAAACCATAAGAAAAGATATGCCATTTCAATTTCTTGTGTAAAAATAAATCATAATTTTAAATAAATGTATTGACAAATTTTTTAATCTGCATTATAATTAAGAAAAATATTACATTTACTATTCTAATGGTAATATTGTGCAATTCTTTTGAATTCATCAAATTCGAAGCGTACGGTCGGATTTGTTTTGGATTAAATATAAAATAAACAGGAGAAATATCATGAAGAAAAAACTTAAGATCAGGATCACCGTTTTCGCTACATGCGCATTGTTAATGTTCCTGATGGTTACATCAGCTTTGGCATTAACAGTTGAATCGCCAGCTAGTGTTCGTATTGGTTCAACTTCAAAAGTAGTAGGACCTATCCAAACTCTAACCAAAGCTTCACTCACAGGTCATGTAGTAAGTTATAGTACATCAACTGGAAGTCGTTCTATGTATGGCGCTATGGTTACTCGAGGTTCTGTATGGATTTATACAAGAGATTCCGCTTCTGTTTCCCCAGGATGTGCTGTTTATGATTTAGCTTGGGATAATGGATCTTATACCGGAACTTTCTGGGCGGAAGCCATAGCCGAAAATGGCAATCATAATGGTGATTGTACTATTTATCAGGATCATTAATAATTCAAAGCTTTAAATCGGTTTAGCACGTTCCGCGGCAGCGGTTTAGTTCCGTTGCCGCGGAACGTTCAGAGAGGAGACAAGCGTGAGAAAATTCCTTCTTATAGTTCGCATGTACATACAGGCTTTCACTAGAAGAAAGGTGTGGATGAGCTTTCTTTGCTTCGGAGTAATATTTACGCTGGGCTGTTATTTGTATGTTTACGATCATGAATATATTCTTGCTATGCTTGAGACCTGTTATGGTCAGATCATACTTACGCTGGTTTTCATGATGATGGGCATAGAACTGATAAGAGAACAGCGGCGGGAGCATCTGAATGATATTATGGCCGCTTATTCCAAAAGACCCGGTTTTATTCCCTGGGCTCAGGTGCTTGCTATCGGTTTTATTGACCTTCTGATGACGCTTGTGATTATGGCGGTATGCTATATCCGCATGATACTAGATAACGCCCCGGCTTTGTGGATAGAACAGTCATTAGCCTATATTGCGTTACTGTATTTTCTGCCCTGCCTGATCTTAGGCATTTGGGGGCTATTAATTTCTCAATGGAATAAAGGCAAAAGCGTTTATCTGCCAGCTATTCTTGTCTGGGTGCTTACCTCTTCATTGTTCAGTACATACCTTGTCGATTATATCAGGTCAATAACCCAAAACAGCGGCGGGCTTTTCTTAAACGCGCTGAATATGGGCATGAATAACTTTCATATTTTCGATAATGTATCGACAGGTGCGCCGATCGAGCTTCCCCGGTGGATTGTCCGCATCGGGATCGCGGTGCTATTGATCGCTCTTTTTCAATGCAATAATAGCAGAAGCTTTGCTTCCACACGCAAACAAAAGCGGAACGCGGGAATCATGACTGCCTCTGTCGCCGTTTATGGCATCGCAATGATGACATTTTTTTACCATAACTATTCCGTTTTCTTTACGCGGTTTGCCGATCCTATGGATAGAATTGCATATGTCTGGAGCAAACATGTCGATTATATTCCTGGTAAATCGGTAAGTCTGGGCGATTTCCCTTCAGAAAAAAATATTACGCTTGTAAAAACGGATATCGATCTCTCCTGTACCACTCAGGGAATAAAAGCCGAAGTCATTATAGAAGCCGTCATGGATGCTGATGCAGATGGTCAGAGCTTTATGCTGTATTCCGATCTCAATGTCGATGATGTCCGGGTGGACGGGAAAACTACCGAATTTGAAAGAAGCAACGATGGGCTAATGGTTCACTTTCCCAATGCAAAAAAAGCGGGAGATAAGGTCACCTTTGTATTCCGTTATCATGGATACAGCCTGCCGTGTTTTCCGGCTAATGAAACCACGGTGCAATTAAATCGTTCTTTCCCATGGATACCTTGGCCGGGGATAAAGACTGCAACTAAATACGGCAATTATTATAAATACGACGAATCCGAAGAATTCTTTATAGAGGACTGGCAGCGCGGAGATAAAGTTCAATATACTCTGCGGTATAAGGGCCCGGGAAATTCATACACTAACTTAGAGAAACAGGGAGATAATATATATATAGGATCCTCACACAACGGAATTTCGCTGTATTCCGGTATGGTTCACTATAATCACCGGGATGTAGATATATATTTACCTGCCGGTTTATACCAGGATGCCATTGACGCTGTCGACGGTTTACTGGACGCCTATGATCCTTTGCTGGAGCTGTGCGAAAGGATGGAAACTCTTATAAAACCGGTAAAGCCGCAGTTTATTACGGTCATGAAAATGCGTTGCCCTGGAATAAGTTCATTTGTATCTCCACAGGAGCTCTATTCACGTGATGACGAATGGGAACTCCGATTAAAAAACGACTCAATTAATATTGCAGATTATATGCGTAATTATGCAGATTCCCTTGAAGCATATCAAGCATCAAAAGAGATAAGAGTGAGGTTGGCTGTTTCTTACCTTATGAACCCCTGCGTAGGTTATCCCATAGATGTTTCGCATCCATCCACAAGTAATTTTGCTGCCTGGCTCAGCTTTTATATACTTGCGCCTGTATTGGATGACAGCGATTTTAAATATTATTCAGATATGCTGAGAGAGCAAAATTCCGGAAATGGCAGAGAAACCATCAACGGTGCGTTTGTGGATGAAATCCCGCTGACAAAGGAAGAAGAAGGATGGATAAGCGGAATACTTGACAGAATGCGATCAAAAGAGAACTTTGACGAGACCTTTAAGGCCTTGTATCACCGTTTATTAAATAAAGAAGCAATTACAGCATCCGATATCGTATCTGCACTATATCATCATCAAGGAGAGTGAATTATGGATATTATAATAAAAAATTTATCTAAGTCCTACGGAAGAGTGTGTGCGCTTTCCGACGTTAATCTGTCGATAACTCCCGGCATTCACGGGTTATTAGGCCCAAACGGAGCAGGCAAAACAACCTTGATGCGCATTCTGGCAACAATACTTGCTTATGACGAGGGAGAAATCAAATGGGGAGATGCTTTCACCTGGAAGCATCCAATGGCTATCAAGGGCAAGGTAGGATATCTGCCCCAGCAATTCGGTATGTATAGATATTTAAGAGTTGAGGAAGCCCTCCGGAACGTGGCATTGCTAAAAAATATACCGAAAGCACAGGAAAAAGAACACGTTGAACGGGCGATGGAACGAACCAATTTAACTGAATATGCCAAACGCAAGGTCGGTCAGCTTTCCGGGGGTATGCTGCGGCGTTTAGGCATAGCTCAGGCCATTCTCGGTGAACCATCTTTATTAATTATGGATGAACCGTCCGTGGGATTAGACCCGAAGGAGCGAATTAATTTCCGGAAATTAATCAGGGAATATGATAACGGCGAACGGGTAATACTCATTTCCAGCCATATTGTGACAGATGTTGAGAGCTTATGTGAAAAGGTATCCATTATGAACCTGGGCAAGGTGCTTGTAAGCGGCAGTATGCCGGAAATTCAGGCAAAAGCCGGTCATCACGTAAAAGAAGAAATTATGAGCGAAGAAGCAATGAAAGAGTTGGAGAATACGCATACGGTAATCAATTTCACCCCTGTTGATTCCGGATACCGCGTACGATATTTGACGGACGACGATACGCAGGAGAACGCAATAAACTCCACCCTTGAAGACAGCTATACATACATCATTCAAAGGAACCAAACGTTATGAGGCGGATTTACAGAGAAACAGCCTATGACCTCAAAGAACCAGGTGTTCATATATGGATAATACCTCTGACAGCGTTGGCGTTTATCGTATTGACATATTTTTTGCAAAAAAATATGAACATTGATGTACTGACGCTTTCGCTGCTCGAAGTTCTTATTCCATCCCTGGGAGGTTACGGAACAATAATGCTTATGCAAGGCTTATTGGATACGGAAGGCGGAGAATTGGGTTTCGCATATCCAAGATCATATCTTTACTGGGGATTAATACGGCAATTTCGATTTTTCATTTTACATTCTATTTTGACAGCCGCCGTGTGTGAAGCCTTGGCATTGATATTACATGTCGATTTTCTGTCGCTCTTTTACCTCACCGTGATTCAAAGCTTTGCGGTGATGGCAGTGTCTTTTTTAGGCGTTATCGCGGGAAAGAAAGTCAGCATCGGTTTAATTGTATTAATTGCTTTTATCGGAATTCAGCTTACGCTTGGTCGCGAATATAATATCTTTAATCGGATTTATATTATAAACGGAGCAATTCCTTCACATGAACAGCTTAATTCCGTTTTATATAATTCCCTCTTTATCGGCGTTTTCGGATGGGGAATCGGTCAGGTTTGGCTGCGTCCATAAAATTATCATTCAAAAGTAAAAAGCTCCGTCAGACGACGGAGCTTTTTTTATTATGCATATAATTGCCGTTTAATAATACCATTAGACGACACATATAAAAAATGAATTTCTTTCATTTCTATATTGACAAACATAAGCTGCTTTGATATAATTTACGCATTCGGGGGTATAGCTCAGTTGGGAGAGCGCTTGAATGGCATTCAAGAGGTCATGGGTTCGACTCCCACTATCTCCACCAAAGGCCATGAAACTGTAATAGTTTCATGGCCTTTTTTGCTGGTCATTTCATCGCGTTCCTTTGTCTATATTCCAAAATGTCTCCGGGCTGGCAGTCCAGCGCAGCG
It encodes the following:
- the fba gene encoding class II fructose-1,6-bisphosphate aldolase; protein product: MSLVNTKKMLNDAYRGGYAVGAFNINNMEIIQAITEAADELRSPVILQVSAGARKYAKAEYLMALASAVEKDTDITFALHLDHGADFEICKACIDNGFSSVMIDGSKFKFEENIALTKKVVEYAHSRNVTVEGELGKLAGIEDEVKVHADDAMYTDPSEVEEFVNKTGVDSLAIAIGTSHGAYKFKGEARLRFDILEEVSRRLPEFPIVLHGASSVSQEYVKIINSCGGKLGDAKGVPEDMLRKAASMAVCKINIDSDIRLAFTAGIRQVMLEQPDAFDPRTYLSVARANVKELVKHKITCVLGSENKLG
- a CDS encoding LPXTG cell wall anchor domain-containing protein — protein: MPEINMIMEGTEIAEVLTLTQVTAPPPQTGDEGIMWILGIMIVCVIAFIIVSRFKKR
- a CDS encoding phosphoglycerate kinase, which encodes MFNKKSIEDISVKDKRVLVRCDFNVPLENGVITDAKRIVEALPTIKYLSEHGAKVILCSHLGRPKGEFNPAFSLKPIADKLTQLLGREVVLAADVIGPDAKAKAAALKSGDIMLIENVRFHKEEEKNDPAFAKELASFADIYVNDAFGTAHRAHASTAGVADYLPAVCGYLIQKEIRIMGGALDNPEHPFVAILGGAKVSDKIGVINNLLEKVDTIIIGGAMAYTFVKAKGGKIGISLNEPDKFELALELLKKAETKGVKFLLPIDNKATTAFSNDTPSIICKVDNIPDNYEGLDIGPETIKLFSDAVKDAKTVIWNGPMGVCEFSNYEAGTRAIAEAVADSGAVSIIGGGDSAAAVEKLGFADRITHISTGGGASLEFLEGLELPGIACLQNK
- the tpiA gene encoding triose-phosphate isomerase, whose amino-acid sequence is MGKYIIAGNWKMNKTPSEARALAAEIAKRYPSASCEVVLCVPFVDLFAIREAVSGTSVRIGAQNVHWAKSGAFTGEISADMLVECGVEYVVIGHSERRQYFGETDKTVNDRLTAALAAGLKVILCVGETEAHRDAGETETVVKNQVVRDLEGVGADAMKSVVIAYEPVWAIGTGRTATDDQAEEVCALIRGIISGIYGKESAEELTIQYGGSMNAKNAKGLLSMPNIDGGLIGGASLKPDDFGVIIEAAK
- a CDS encoding ABC transporter ATP-binding protein; protein product: MDIIIKNLSKSYGRVCALSDVNLSITPGIHGLLGPNGAGKTTLMRILATILAYDEGEIKWGDAFTWKHPMAIKGKVGYLPQQFGMYRYLRVEEALRNVALLKNIPKAQEKEHVERAMERTNLTEYAKRKVGQLSGGMLRRLGIAQAILGEPSLLIMDEPSVGLDPKERINFRKLIREYDNGERVILISSHIVTDVESLCEKVSIMNLGKVLVSGSMPEIQAKAGHHVKEEIMSEEAMKELENTHTVINFTPVDSGYRVRYLTDDDTQENAINSTLEDSYTYIIQRNQTL